The sequence attAACTTTTCTGATATGTACAAAATCTTTAGGCTCTAATGGCCAAAGCTGTTGAGAATTGACACTCTGTATTTAATTAAAGACTTAGATAATGATTCAAGTCCATCTTCAAAATCTTGAATGCATGACTCTAGGATATGAACATCCTCCATTTTCAAAGTCTTCTCGGATTGGAATTCGGAGTCAACCTTCGTGAATTCGTTTGCTTCCGCTTCACCTgtaattttcttcttgttcattaTCTTTGAGACGGCTGACCATTTGCTACAAGTCTTTGATCCAGACATGTAGCTaaagagagaatcaaaaagAGCAATTGTAATAGCTTCTGCTTCTCCGAATACAGCCaaagatttgttgttgttgttgtcttcggcttgtgaaaccttgagagacTTTTGTAGTTTTTGGAAAGTCTTCTTGAAGGACTTTCTTGAAGCTAAGTATTTCTTGACTTCTCCTGATAGATCTCCGCGCTTTCTTCTTAGAATCGATTGGATGTCCATAAGACTTTCTTTCATCTGTGACAAAGCATCCTTGGAAATGTTGCACACATCCAAGATCCTGAGAGTTCCATCAAGAAGCTTCTCAACGGTTTTCTCGTTCTGCTCTTGAACTAGAGCGTGTTGTGTAACGGGTAGGCGGATAAGCTTGTCAAGAGACTCGTGTAGTTCTTGAAGGTTGTCAAGTCTTTGACAGATAGAAGAGCTTGAAGATGTTGAGGCTTCCTCAGAAGATCTTAATCGGGCCAACTGCTCATCGACATGAGCCGCTTGTGAGTGAGGTATCGAGGGGTAACTGTTAGAGCGAACATGGAAGGATACAGccatttttattaatcttagGCTATATGTTATTGATCAAGAAGAATGTGTTGAGAGAGCCTTAAGATGTTTGTGTTGCCTTCTCCATGTTTCTCTTgtcaatacatatatacaccATCAGGAAAGAGAGGCTAGACGAATCTCTTGGTGggtaaacaaatcaaatatgaaaataaaaataatggaCCAAGATCTCCGCCATATCagttctctgtctctctccaACCATCCGCACAGCTCAATTCTCCATTTACTTAATGCACTGAGTTGAGTTCCATTGCACGAGCgaatattttacaaatagagCTGGCTTGTCTGCTATTGAACGTAACCCTTTTATATGTCCTGTGAACTTACAATAATGTTTGTTACTTCGAAAATGTAAACATAGATGCAACCCAAAATAAATAGTCAAGGAAAAACTGTAAATAGAACATAATGTAAGTTACAACATTACATGATAACATCAATAAACCAGATTCGTTCATTTTAGTCCTTGATAGACTTATTCAAGAAAAGTTGTTTTTTGTCGTGTTCTGTGGTCTAAtattatgtaagaaaaaaaaatgatatcttcatataaaaatgtaatttgacATAATGTTACACGCTTGCATTGTGTTAATTACATTAAAATCTTCATATGTTAGAACCAACTGTGATAATAAGGGTGATTATGTGGAGTGCGAAGCAAGACCTCTATCCCTAGATAATGGCATGTGAAACAAATCGTGTGGAGGTTGTCTtcaagaaattaaataatatcattatcTGTGCATACGATAATGTAAGTGTTATTATCTTACAAAATGTCTAACTACACGAGCACTGTTCAATAGCTTCTGTCAATTCCAGCTTGGTTTTGCGTCCTCCTCccttagaaatttttttgtgaatatttaTAAGTTTCTCCGTGTGCTATATAACCTGTTTCCAGTATCGCACACGCTTGCATTCAATCATATAATTATACTAATCAAAGGAAAGACAACTGTGATATATAGATGAAGTAGGGGCAAGATCCATATCCGTAGATCATGGCATGTGAGTACACATCCAcctaataaaaattttgtagaTCTTTTTTAAATTTCGAACAAACGTGTAAAGATTCAAATATGCCACATGATAAGTCAAGCAAGCACATGTTTACTTCTTCAGGGCcgttaaaaaaatgttttcaccGTTAGAAAACTCTTATGAGTTTTTTGTAACAAGATTGAGATAGATTTGGTTCTTTCATAAGGGAGAAAGATAAAGAGATGTAACAAAGAACTGGttagttgtatttgttgtttttgagatcACTTTTACATTAACTTTCTATACAAAAATATTGTAGGCACTCATTAGTGGCCTAAGATGTTAAGGAATGAGACtctatatttaattaaagaCTTTGAAAGTGATTCAAGTCCATCTTCAAGATCTTGAATGCATGACTCTAGGTTCTGAACATCTTCCATCTTCAAGGTCTTTTCGGATTGAAATTCAGAATCAACCTTTGTGAATTCGTTTTCTTGCGCTTCACATGTAgctttcttcttgttcattAGCTTTGAGACGACTGACCATTTGCTACAAGTCTTTGTTCCAGAAATGTAGCTGAAGAGAGAATCAAACAAAGAAACTGTAATAGCTTCTGCTTCCCCAAAGACCGCCAAAGTTTCATCGTTGTTGTCTTCGGCGTGTGTAACCTTCAAAGACTTTTGTACTTTCTGGAATGACTTCTTAAGAGATTTTCTTGTGGTTAAGTATTTCTTGATCTCTCCTGATAGATATCCGCGCTTTCTTCGTAGAATGGATTGGATTTCCATGAGACCTTCTTTCATCTGTGACAAAGCTTCCTTGGAAATGTTGCACACATCCAAGATCCTAAGGGATCCATCAAGAAGCTGCTCGACGGCTTTCTTGTTCTGCTCTTGAGCTAGAGACTGTTGGGTAGCGGGTAGGCGAATAAGCTTGTCAAGAGACTCATATAAATCCTGAAGGTTGTCAAGTCTTTTGCAGATAGAATAGCTGGAAGATGTTGAGGCTTCCTCAGAAGATCTCAAACGGGCCAACTGCTCATCAACATGAGCAGCTTGTGGGTGAGGTCTTGAGGGGAAACTGTTAGAGCGAACATGGAAAGAGACAgccatttttgtttatgtttagatttttgttgttgagagAGTTTAAGATGCTTCTTCTGCCTTCTCATTGCCTCACCAgccttacatatatatacaccacaagggaagagaaagaagaggaatcTTTTGGTGCGTAAAATATTCATATCATTAATAAGATGTTTGTGCGATACACCTTTTACTAGGTGACAAGAGGCATCTCatataatataaaagtaataGATCAAGATCTCCGTCATTGTAGCTCTATGTCTCTCTCTAACCATCCTCACAGCTCAATACTTCATTACAATTAAGACATGTCTCCTATTCCATTTTTGCACGAGTGACAATTAAGACATGTCTCTTATGTGTCTGTACAATGAGCTGTAAGAAGGATGTGGTTGGAGAAGATTACAAAAGCTCTCAACAGTTAAATGTAATATAACCTCTATATACTAAACTCAGATCTTGTCTACTTTTCCTCTCAGCAACCACAATACGTGTGAGTACGGAGACATGAGATTACAACCCGACCACAAGAATGAGACATGAGATCTTTAATATATGTGACAAACTTTGACACATCCATTTCTTGCCACACTTGTGAgttcttgttcttgaattttgattattgaatattatCTAATCCAGGACAAGAGGGTTGCAAACATCTTTCCTGTTTCTCTTCTATCTAGTTTCATGAATGATTGTTATACATTTAACCTATTGTTCAAAGAGTTAAGCATTGAAGTCTACGTGCAATCTCCAT comes from Camelina sativa cultivar DH55 chromosome 19, Cs, whole genome shotgun sequence and encodes:
- the LOC104767012 gene encoding uncharacterized protein LOC104767012, yielding MAVSFHVRSNSYPSIPHSQAAHVDEQLARLRSSEEASTSSSSSICQRLDNLQELHESLDKLIRLPVTQHALVQEQNEKTVEKLLDGTLRILDVCNISKDALSQMKESLMDIQSILRRKRGDLSGEVKKYLASRKSFKKTFQKLQKSLKVSQAEDNNNNKSLAVFGEAEAITIALFDSLFSYMSGSKTCSKWSAVSKIMNKKKITGEAEANEFTKVDSEFQSEKTLKMEDVHILESCIQDFEDGLESLSKSLIKYRVSILNSFGH
- the LOC104767013 gene encoding uncharacterized protein LOC104767013, which gives rise to MAVSFHVRSNSFPSRPHPQAAHVDEQLARLRSSEEASTSSSYSICKRLDNLQDLYESLDKLIRLPATQQSLAQEQNKKAVEQLLDGSLRILDVCNISKEALSQMKEGLMEIQSILRRKRGYLSGEIKKYLTTRKSLKKSFQKVQKSLKVTHAEDNNDETLAVFGEAEAITVSLFDSLFSYISGTKTCSKWSVVSKLMNKKKATCEAQENEFTKVDSEFQSEKTLKMEDVQNLESCIQDLEDGLESLSKSLIKYRVSFLNILGH